One Falco peregrinus isolate bFalPer1 chromosome 7, bFalPer1.pri, whole genome shotgun sequence genomic window, GCATTTGGTGACTCTGTAGGGGATAGAATTCTTGATCCTGCTATTGCAGAGTGGCATATTTTGAAATACTCTTAATGGGGGTAAAATTTGTTGTGCACACAGCGTTTGGATGTTCATACAACGGGGGTCTAACTTATGGGCGCACAGTTCTGTGCAGCAGAAGGCAGTGGTGTCCCCTCCACAATGGCTGAGTGCCGagcaccacagcagctgctgcgcAGTAGAGGGACTCCTGAGCCATCCACCGAAATCTGAGCCATGACCGAAATCTGCCCGGCCGGCGGAGGAAGGCCGGCGGAGGAAGGCCGGCGGAGGAAGGCCGGCGGAGGAAGGCCGGCGGAGGAAGGCCGGCGGAGGAAGGCCGGCGGAGGAAGGCCGGCGGAGGAAGGCCGGCGGAGGAAGGCCGGCGGAGGAAGGCCGGCGGAGGAAGGCCGGCGGAGGAAGGCCGGCGGAGGAAGGCCGGCGGAGGAAGGCCGGCGGAGGAAGGCCGGCGGAGGAAGGCCGGCGGAGGAAGGCCGGCGGAGGAAGGCCGGCGGAGGAAGGCCGGCGGAGGAAGGCCGGCGGAGGAAGGCCGGCGGAGGAAGGCCGGCGGAGGAAGGCCGGCGGAGGAAGGCCGGCGGAGGAAGGCCGGCGGAGGAAGGCCGGCGGAGGAAGGCCGGCGGAGGAAGGCCGGCGGAGGAAGGCCGGCGGAGGAAGGCCGGCGGAGGAAGGCCGGCGGAGGAAGGCCGGCGGAGGAAGGCCGGCGGAGGAAGGCCGGCGGAGGAAGGCCGGCGGAGGAAGGCCGGCGGAGGAAGGCCGGCGGAGGAAGGCCGGCGGAGGAAGGCCGGCGGAGGAAGGCCGGCGGAGGAAGGCCGGCGGAGGAAGGCCGGCGGAGGAAGGCCGGCGGAGGAAGGCCGGCGGAGGAAGGCCGGCGGAGGAAGGCCGGCGGAGGAAGGCCGGCGGAGGAAGGCCGGCGGAGGAAGGCCGGCGGAGGAAGGCCGGCGGAGGAAGGCCGGCGGAGGAAGGCCGGCGGAGGAAGGCCGGCGGAGGAAGGCCGGCGGAGGAAGGCCGGCGGAGGAAGGCCGGCGGAGGAAGGCCGGCGGAGGAAGGCCGGCGGAGGAAGGCCGGCGGAGGAAGGCCGGCGGAGGAAGGCCGGCGGAGGAAGGCCGGCGGAGGAAGGCCGGCGGAGGAAGGCCGGCGGAGGAAGGCCGGCGGAGGAAGGCCGGCGGAGGAAGGCCGGCGGAGGAAGGCCGGCGGAGGAAGGCCGGCGGAGGAAGGCCGGCGGAGGAAGGCCGGCGGAGGAAGGCCGGCGGAGGAAGGCCGGCGGAGGAAGGCCGGCGGAGGAAGGCCGGCGGAGGAAGGCCGGCGGAGGAAGGCCGGCGGAGGAAGGCCGGCGGAGGAAGGCCGGCGGAGGAAGGCCGGCGGAGGAAGGCCGGCGGAGGAAGGCCGGCGGAGGAAGGCCGGCAGCTTTTGTGTTTCACTTAGCTGATGAACGTGTTAGGTATTGCGCTGCAATGCAAAACAGAACTTCGTGCCTGCCCCTGCTACCTGTGATTTGGACCTATCTGGTGGCCTAGTGCCTTCAAGGAACTTGGATGCTGAGGCAGGGTTTCCAGATTCATGGTGGATTTGGGTAACAGGCAGCCAGGTGCTCCTGTCTGACAAGCTGCTGACGCCTGTTGGCATGGGTAGCGGTAGCACTGTAGTGTCTCGGTGACTTTTACAGGTGAAAGTACCCACGGACAAGGTACCTCAGTAACGCGACAAGGAGGAGTTTTGAGTCTTGAGCAGGACTTGGGTACCCACCTGACTCAAAGGTGTGTCCACCTGAATCTCTTTTCAGTCTGATCTTCATACTCGGCAGAGGTCCGGCACTACAAAGGTAAAGACATTTCCTAACCGTGGTGGTGCATGCTGGGAAATGCAAACATGGCGAAATAATTGGTTTTGGAGAAAGCAGATGAAGATTCAGAGAAATGCTGGCTTTTGGCACATTGCTCAGCTTGAGTTAGAGAATGCTGTTGCTGCTCTTGCTTCTCATCTTCTCTGGGAAGAGAAGAtggcagaaaagcaaagtaagTTGCCTGCGCTGGTGTTCAGAGCAGAGGAACTAAATTTTTCATGTCAGAACCCTTCTTTGCAAGAGTCCAAGGAACTATTTGAAATTGATGTGCCAGTAAGAGCTTTTTAGGGCAGCTGATAAAATGAGCACCATCAGCTCTCCAGGCCCAGGCAGTATTGACTGGTATCTAAAGGAGTTTGCAGTAGTTGTGCTAGACATCATactctgtgatttttaaattagcCTTAGGAGTACAGAAATGGATGGTAGTAAAAGTGGTACTGGTCTTCAAGAATATTGGTGCTTGTATATTAGACTACCAAGTATGACAtctgtaataaataaatcaaagggagaaaatacattaaaaagtgGAATGAAGAGGATACATGATCTAGAGAGGTTTTTGCAGAGAAATAATGCTTACAAATTACTTGGTTCTTTCCATGATGATACTCGTATATGGCATATTTGGATTTTTCAAAAGTTACTAATGGAAGgtccttcagcagctctgaaaagaaGCTATTATGCCAAGACAGAGGAGAATGTCAAGTGTAAACAGGTGAAAGAAAGCTATGGAGCAAGTAGTCAGTCATTCGCACCTAAGGAAGATTGCCAGTAAAGTGGGTCAAGGAGCCAAGAAATCTTACGGTTAAATGGCAGATGGATTGTTGACACAGGAGTCTTcgggaaaaataaaacttagaGCTTCCTGTGGGAAAACAGGTAGAAGAACCTCATGTTATTGATGGAATGGCAGAAGAAAGCCTACATTGACAGAATACAAAGGAATTCACATGGGAGGAAAGTATCCTAATATGCATATAACAGGGTCTTCAGAGCAGTATTTGGGGAAGGTTCTTCTGCATTATGCatagttttctgaaaatgtttgccTAACCCTTGTACTGTGAAGGGAGCCAATTACAATATTAAttattcagaaaggaagaaaataaaacattgatgTGCTGCAATATAAATGTGTTTGGTGTGAATGCTGTCTGCAGTCCTTGAGAAGTATCTAGTAAAACTAGAGAATATGGAGAGATCCAGTGAAGGTGTCCAAAGAGATGGAACAACTTCCATACAAGACTGCAAGCCATATGACTCCTTGTAGGAAACTGTATCACTCTtgcagggtgctggaggggagAAATCAGTATTGCACAGGGATAGGAGCTGATGAAATTATTAGAATTTTCAAGTGGATGAAAGGAAGGTGCTGCAGTTTAGTATGCAAAATGTAACTACGTTTGAAATGAGGCTGGTGGGGGATATTGTGGAAGCTAAAGGTATACACATGTTCCAGAAGAGATGAGACGCGCTCAAGGAGGTTAATATTCTTGGCACTGTATATGTGGTATGGATGTAATCTCTGGCttggaaattccatttaaacatctGATCCCAAGCATCTGGGATTTTTTGCCAAAAATGGAATCACTTATCTTGCTGAAAGGGTTCATGTTGAAAAAGGATATTGGACCATTCCGCCTCTTCCTCTGACCCATCCTGCAACAGTTAGATTCCTTAATTGGAGCCCTGTACCTGGGTTTCTTTGGGTACTAGATCACTGATATCACTGTCCACACCTGTCAACGTGCCAGTTTTCACAAGTGGCATTGAAATATATTTGGTTAGGTACATCAACCAAACATGTCAAGCTGTCATGTTCTCACAAGCATTTTGTGTACCATCAATGGCTTGACCACATCTGTACGATGTTATCTGTCATCCCACCTTCTCCACCTTCTGCCGGAGCCGCTGCCTCAAGCAGTCACTCAAGTTTTGTAGCTAACTTCCCTGCCGCGATCACAGGCTGTCCCTCAGCAGggtgcctgggagctggggtcatggcaaagactttttttgcaAGTTGGGTGCAAGGCTACAGGGGAACAAGTAGCAGCGTGGTCAACTACGGCACTTACGGTAGGAGCAGAGTCCAGGTCTGCTTGTTAGAGCTGTGGTCCTCAGGTTTGGTCCTTACAGGTTCGTGTTTAGGCCCCTTCGTGCTGTACCTTTCTCCTCTCGGCCTATAGCCACATACTGCCATAGCTGACATGAATTCACGCTTTGCACATAGCCTGCTGGTAATGCTGGCAGCAATTCCTGCCGGCAGCTCAGGTTAGTGTAGGTGGCAACGCTCCAAGAACCACTCTGGCGGACTGGTGGGGCTTTCCTATGTGGGCAGGTCTATAACCAGTCCTGCAAAACTTGTTTAACTAGCCCTCCTTTTGCACGGTTCTCCATGTGCTCAGCCTTCCCACAGCACCTTGCCTCACACTTTACTATATGCAAGTCCTTATTCCCTGTTTTAGGGCAATAGCTGGAAGCTCTCCAGTGGTGGTTTCATGGGGAAATGCCAGTTCAAGGAGTTCAGTTTaactttcaaaattttctgGGTTTCACTTTTGAAAGGCGCCCGGTATCGTTTGGGTAGACTTCTGCCATCGTTCGTAGCGTTAATGCCTCCACGTCCTGGAATTAAGGTCCTTTCAAGATCTGGAGTAAGCCTGCTGGAAAATGAGGAACCCCACAGCTTTACTGTTCACTTTGTGGTCTGTCATTGTATCAGAGCATTACATCTTGCCCCTTCGGCCACTGGCCAAGCATGTTTTTGAGTTCAGGGAGGTTCTGCTTCATGGAAGATTAGTGAAAAGTAAACTTCCCTGCATATCACGCATCCTGCTTTTGACTATGTCTCAAAACCTCTATGTTCCCAGAAGGGATGTGCATAGAGCCTGGTTGTGTAATGAGTTAATCCATAGACATTGCTAATGCATGACTTGTACATCCAAACCTAGTACTTCCAATGCGTTTTCCATAACAGCTTATTCATCTTACCTGCTTACAGTAAACAAGAGTCATTACAAGTGGAGACTTGCTCATTCTTATTAACTGAAATATATATCTTTATCTCTTAATTTTGCAATTATAATAATAGCTTGAAGTCTCTATTGAGATAAGGTATCACAGAGGTTAATTGATTTTCATCTTGAGCATCTCTTAGAACATCGTAGCCTAATAATGAAGAATTTCCTTTCCCTAAGACAGGGCAAGcataaaagaaagatgaagattATTAATACAGGAAAAGATAAAGCGTCAATTTCCCTGCGTAGCGAAATCATACTATAGTTCCTGGTGCGAATCaatccaatttaaaaaaaagaaaacaaaaccaacaacacaaccaaccacaaaactcccaaaatcaacaaaatgaaacagaacagcCCAAGCAGAAACAGAGGTGCTGCGTCTGCACCGTTCTGCCTTGTGAGCTGTCAAGAGCCTGTCTGGGAAGTGAGTGTCTGGTGCCCTCCTGCTTTCTCCCAGCCTCCCTTCTGCTCGGCTAAGTGAGTCAGGCTTTTCTGTAGTGTTTTCCTGAGCCACCTAGTAACCTGTCTTTGCCCTTTTGCACATCCTGGCTGGCCACGTTCAGAGAAGATGagttgaaaatgaaaactgtcttGGAAGTCTCACTGGATGCCTTTTAGAGGGAAATAATGCTGCTTTGTCTCTTCAGGGAATACTGTTCTGAGTACAATCCCTAGGCTGCATCCTTTCTGTTGGCTTAAGCAGTTGTGGTCGGTAACTAATCAAAATTACTAATACAGcgctctggattttttttttttttttttttttttttttcttctcctctcccccccctcTTTAACCTCTAGCTGCTAAGCTCACAGCACACAAGTGCAACACTTTGGCTTTGGTTCTAGGTGCTTGATCTGCTTTTTGTATGATTGAGTTTACTGCAACTGAATTTTGTCCCCGTCTGTGAAAATAACCACCTAGACATAAATTACTGATCCTGGATTTAGGATGGTAAAGGCAGAGGTAATGATAAATTTCATTGGAATGCTGGTTTTGTCATTAATGACAATATTAGCTGTGATCCTCAAACTCTGAAGGAGATCTAAGAACCTCATTTCAGCCGACTGAAATTACTCTTGCTTTGCATCAGGCTCCTCAggcttctgatttctttctgacAGCAGGATGACATCCAAAGCCACGTGGTGAGCAAGGCCAATGTTAGTACTGTATGTTGTCACCTGTCTTAATGGTTCACTTTTCCCCCATTTCAACCAGTAAGAAGTTGTTGTGCCAAAAGCTGTATGTGAAGATATGTTCAATACATCCTGATCTCCTGACtgtcaggaagaaagaaattctttagtAGGGTGCGATTTATCATCAGTAACCCTAAGCTCCATTTTGTGTCACATTCCACATTATTGTTAcatatgtttctttttaaatctagACATACTTTTGAGATCAGACTACTTAGTCTTGCATAGATCAACACCTTTTTGCCTTGAACACCTTGATCTTGGCGATCTTCAAATATGGTATATTCACTTTAAAATGACTCTGTCTCACTGGTAATTTTATATGCTAATCCTTTTGGAATTACCGAAGAGCAGCTTGTTGAGGTCAGAATTAAGGTCCAGGTAGCATAATACTTTGTCTCTGACTGACCGAGGAAAGAACGGCCTGGGGCAAGTGGGCAGTGACGTTTCTGAGATGGCCATCAGTGCCTGAGTGCAAATGAAGTTGCTCTTCCACTTCCCGGATGGTGGAGTTGTGCAACACCATGCTCAGTTTCAGTGGCCATCCTGCCTTTGCTCCATGGAGACGTTATGGCCCTCActgaaaactgaggcagagaatttgtttcttttggggttATATGTAAATTTAGTTATCTGTACATTGtccttattttttcctgtggccTTTTATGTATGAGAGAACACCCTATTTGTTTTAATATCCTTTGCAAGGTCAATCTTTGTTTACCTtttagatgagaaaaaaattttgtaggaagtttttccccttttttagATTCTTAgatctgcttttgtttatttgtcttgccactttattttaatctgtgatcacttgcattttaaaataaaatcttgcaaCCCTTCTAtccttaaaacaaaactgactgGCTTTTGCTCTTACAGATTTAGGGGCTGTTTGGTAAAGAGAAATGTCCCTCTCCAGGTTGTGTCTTGAACATTTTTATCCTATTTTTTTGAGGATGCTAGCCTCCCATAGGGTGTAGCATATAGCGATACTCAGTCTCTGGTTTAGCCCCTACGTTCTCTGGACAGCAGTCCTTTCCTGtaggcagtgctgctgcccagggtggCAGACGTGGATGTCGCTTGCTGGTCAGAAAGGAATCCGAAGCCTGAGGAGCCTGGTCTGAGGCAAGACCATAAATTAGcgtcctcctgctgctgccagtatGGTGTGGCCACGGATCTGGCCTGGGAAGATCATTTCAGCTGTGGCCAGGACTAGTGAACACCAAGGAACTGACTGAAAGAGACTTCCTCAGCGGAAGGGTGTCCTGCTGCATCTTCCGCGCCCCAAGCTCAACCGCTTGCCCCAATCATAACTTTGTCTTTTAATTGCTTAATGTTGTGCTTCTGCTTAATTACTGCTTCCTGGTTGTCCTTGTATTAATGACTGCCAGCTTTTAATGTGTGTTGTGACTGTGCCATAATCATATCTGTACCACTGGCAGCCAGAGTGCAGCTTTGCTTCCTTTGTGGTTATTCCACTGTCCCAAAGGGTCACAGTTGGAACAAAGCAGTGCCAATATGTGGGGTGGTTTTCTCTTCATACTGTTGTCACGTACTTTGTTAGGGTATGTTATCATCAGTGGTGATGTTCTACAGCAATATATCATTGTCCTGTTAGTGTCAAATCGATACCGGCATTAGTGTAAGAGCTGGTATGCCAGTATCACCAGTCCCTTCTCTTCTTTGCATGGGCCTGTATTTTTGGCATAAAACTGGCAGGTCTTGACAATGTCTTCAATCCATCAATTGATTTCAAATTAATACAAATAGTTTTTTAGCTTTCTTAGATCTCTATTATCtacatacataaaataattttattattcagaGTCTAGATTGCCTTAAACAGGTTTCTACCTGTACTGACAGTTTTCTCATATGCCATTAAGAGGTTGTTCATAATCTGTTGTATTCATAGctctatggggttttttttctttctttttccttcttttttgtatggttttgttttgggttacAGCTCTGGTAACTGTTTCTGAGCTGTACAGTACTTCACTGGCACAGTACTGGCTCTGGATTGTATTTTAGCTGACTTCTGATGGATCCACAGGGAGAAACTTCTGCACTCACTGAATTTCTCCCGTGTTGGCGTTTGATTTGAAAATTACATGTGTTGACTTCAAACACACGGAGACTTTTGGCGATGTCTAAAAGGCATATTTGAGGCCATTGATCATATTTCGTTGTCCAGAGTCAGACACACTGGTCTGCCAATGAACAGGTCTAAAATTCGTCACTCTGTGAccagagctgctgtttctgctcaAACACGCTGGTTACTGGTGTCTGTTGGTGCCTGGTCCACATAAAACCAGCCTCTTGGGCTGAACGATGTGCTGCAGGTGTTTTAAGATTGCAATGCCCATGCACTCCGATGCCTCACAGTTACTGTAATTAGGTTCTTTATTTACCTCCTTCAAGAGCTAAATCTTTACTAAGATTTGTATCGGTGTTTTGGATACTTTTGCATGGGAATGCTCTAAAGCAGCTGATTCAGAGAGCTAAATTAGGTACCTGTTTCTGAACTAAGTTTTCTGGTTTAGGGAAGTTTGCGTTCCTTCCTGCCCTGCTAGACAGCTGTTTCTGATTGACTCCTGTTGACCATGATTTCTTTATATACCTAGGAATGCTCattctaataaaaatgtttgctgtagTTAGAGTCTTATATTGCCAGttctttcctcagctgctcagAAGATTGTCACGCTTGACCAGCCTAATTGCCTTCTGTGGTGAGATAACTGGATCTGGGGACGAGGGGAGAGCAAGGGATGATGTTGACCTtgactttagcaaggcttttggcTTTTgacactgccccccccccaatacTTTTGTATCTAAGGCAGGATATTAGGGActgggtggatggatggacaaCTAGAAGATGGGTGAGCTGCTGGCTGGATGACTGGGCTCAGAGGGCAGTGGCTAACAGGTTGTACTTCACGGTCACCTGCAGCTCCGTACTCGTCCTGCAGTGAGTCTTATTCAACATCTTCCTCAAGGGCCTAGAGGAGGCGATTGCGATGCACCCTCAACAGATTTGCAGATGGTAAACGCTTGAGGGCAGGGCTGcttttcctgggcagcctggagaaagggaTCAACGGGAACCCCGTAACATTTAGCGAGGACAAATGCCAAGCCCTGCCTTGGCGAGGAAGAGCCCTGGgcaccaggacaggctggggctgcctggctgggaagcagctctgcagaaaaggccGTGTGAAAAGAGCTGAACACGTGTGTGAAAGTGCACCAGCACCTGCGTCCTTTTCTAACAGAGCTCTGCCCGTGGTGTGTTCAGCTGAGGTAAATGAGCGAAGCATAACTGTGAAGTTTTACGTCACCCACCATGGCTGGAGTCTTCTCTAGCAGTAGCATAACTTGCCCTGGGACCTCTGACAGCTCGGCCAGGCTCACTGTATAGTCTTAAAAATgagggattttttaaaattatgtgaaCTGGGCATCaggttctttttatttccactcCAGCCTCTTGAGATCTTGCTCATCTTCTTTAAGGGTGTCTGTTGTGGCCTGTGCTGCCCCTCTGTCCTTCTGATATGACAAAGGCCACAGCACATTTGTAACAAACATGGGAAGGAGGAAGCTGTGAACGGGGCCTGTGTCTTTTCTAATGTGCTGTTAACCTGTATGTCCAGTTCACTGCTGATTATCTTTAGGGTAATATCtttattgctgctttctgtcCATCTTCTGCCGTGACAGTGATGTTACTACAAAGAGTGGCCATTCTGGCATGGGTTTCCAGTTAAACGTTGCGGTATCTCTTGATGACTAGCAGCGTACTTGGCTCAGGACTTGTGCTGGTTTCACAGATCTGCTTCATGCAGTGCCCAGATTGCACCTTCACCCTTGGCATGTGACAGAGACCTCCCAGAGCAGCGTCTTTGCCCCTGCCTCCATGTCTGTGTCCGCTCTGGTAGGTAGAGGAGACCCAGGCCCCCTCCCTGTTCCTGAGGGCTGGGGCACTGCGTGGCTCACATCTGTCCACCTGAACTCCCTTCTGTCCCGGACTAGGGCCATCTCACCCAAACGGCCCCTCCTGGCAGCAAGGGACAGAACAGAgtgtcctgcagctgctggcataGCAAGGTGACCGAACAGCACGTCCACAGGGGCTGGTGTCAGGCAATTTGGCATCGACTGCTGATTTCCAGAGGAAGGCAATACTGCATCTGGGAAGGGAATCAGGATCAATGGTGTTTAGTCTGTGGTGGGGCCATAAAGCCCCTCGATTTTCTTCCTACCCCTTGGAAACATCAGGATGGTTATGCTACAACCAGGgcttttggtgtttttttttgtttggccttccccctccaccccttgccccaaatgaaataatttcttcaaaatgcaTTCATCTTAAGTAAGCAAGAAACTTTTGGTCTGGCACCCTTTTAATGTTGAAGCGCATTGTTTTCCTCTGGCATTGCAAAGGGCTCGCTGTGTGCACAGGCTGGGGTTGCAAAGCGGAGAGCCGGGAGCGGGCTCAGGAGGATGCGGGCTGTAGCGGGTTTCTGAGCGTTTTGCATCCACTTGAGGGCACCATGGCATTGCTCATAGCAGAGCTTTTCCTAACTGCGTGGTGGACCGTTCCCTGCATTTTAAAGgaatcttttagaaaaaaagcaatggcttaatttatttaaaagcaccACTATCTCGTAAGAACGCTTGCTTCTGATCTGTTTTATCTTCCCCTGGATTATGGGCATCTTGTCCTAGTACACAAGACCCTCTATTGCAGTAAAGTAATTACACCAACCCTTTCAGTAACTTCAGACAGGGAGGTGAGCTTTGTGGGTGAACAGGCtcaaatgcagagaaaatatgGAGTAATTTGGTTCTGAGCTCTGGTAAGATATGACCTTTGCTTGGAGAGCCAAGGTGGTGACAACTCATTTGAGAAGGGCCTGAAAGCTGAAGgcagcctctgtgcctggcGTTGCAGGTGGGCCAGGCATGCAGCCCCCCGCACCATCACTCCGGCAGGCAAAGCCTCCTCCGCTGAGATGCTGAACTGcgtcttccttccttccttccttcctaccTCCCGTGCCCGCTTCCCGTCCTTCCTCTTACTTCACACACTGCTTTAATCTCAGCCTCCAATGTTTCCAGCCACAACCAGGCTAATGCAGTGATGGTTTTTATTACCCTCTGCAACATCCCCTGAAGGCAGGGGCAAGTCCAGATTTGAGTGCAGCTGCACTCACTCAGCAAAGTAAGTCCCTTCAACAAGGTCACCTTCATGTGGCCGAGTGGGTCGACCTGCACAGCTCCTGTGAGCAGCAAAGGCTGAGCAAGCCCCAGGACCCAACTAGCCCTCAGTCACCCTGTGTCTGCTCAAAGATGCAGCATCTTGGCTTTGTTGCTTGAAGGATGGCAGTGCTGATAGTGGCTGATGGATGGCTAC contains:
- the LOC129784946 gene encoding uncharacterized protein LOC129784946, with product MTEICPAGGGRPAEEGRRRKAGGGRPAEEGRRRKAGGGRPAEEGRRRKAGGGRPAEEGRRRKAGGGRPAEEGRRRKAGGGRPAEEGRRRKAGGGRPAEEGRRRKAGGGRPAEEGRRRKAGGGRPAEEGRRRKAGGGRPAEEGRRRKAGGGRPAEEGRRRKAGGGRPAEEGRRRKAGGGRPAEEGRRRKAGGGRPAEEGRRRKAGGGRPAEEGRRRKAGGGRPAEEGRRRKAGGGRPAEEGRRRKAGGGRPAEEGRRRKAGGGRPAEEGRRRKAGGGRPAEEGRRRKAGGGRPAEEGRRRKAGGGRPAEEGRRRKAGGGRPAEEGRRRKAGGGRPAEEGRRRKAGGGRPAEEGRRRKAGGGRPAEEGRRRKAGGGRPAEEGRRRKAGGGRPAEEGRQLLCFT